In a genomic window of Rhizobium sp. CIAT894:
- a CDS encoding RHE_PE00001 family protein codes for MRYDIDGVMLQALLPALAAAEDAVARLDERVLRSPVGEGFAERSHFFDAAGALWVAGELVHVEDLVLHDAHMDSRAPSHELTIAHSVLRTRRRIWTGEPSWALGAPGLAALTATLGEGEGDAREPKRPEAPGEADEEGEDEDGPLAAEMAEIDAILARSQKLIDIHTGKAPASEQAAVPAARRNEDPLGLLGDDEWDEEQRLAEWRSVLPLADSLPPVLGAVILFEAWERIEPLRRQHWLGGLLVAGHLRARGKVASHLFSFYGGLKLVRHERRRARDRATRLQAFLEAMHLGATAGLKELDRLTLARTQMELRFRGRRSNSSLPELADFILSRPMVSAAMIARHLRITPRGALNLVNEIGIREITGRGRYRAWGII; via the coding sequence ATGCGCTACGATATTGACGGTGTCATGCTTCAGGCCCTGCTTCCCGCCCTTGCTGCGGCGGAGGATGCGGTGGCGCGGCTGGACGAGCGGGTGTTGCGTTCGCCGGTCGGTGAGGGCTTTGCCGAACGCAGCCATTTCTTCGATGCCGCCGGCGCGCTGTGGGTGGCCGGCGAACTCGTGCATGTCGAGGATCTGGTTTTGCATGATGCGCATATGGACAGCCGCGCCCCCAGCCACGAACTGACGATCGCCCATTCGGTGCTGCGCACACGCCGGCGCATCTGGACCGGCGAACCGTCCTGGGCGCTGGGAGCGCCGGGGCTTGCAGCGCTGACGGCAACGCTCGGGGAAGGGGAGGGGGATGCGCGGGAGCCGAAGCGTCCCGAAGCTCCCGGCGAGGCCGACGAGGAGGGCGAGGATGAAGACGGGCCGCTCGCCGCCGAAATGGCGGAGATCGACGCCATCCTCGCGCGCTCGCAGAAGCTCATCGATATCCACACGGGAAAGGCGCCGGCAAGTGAACAGGCCGCCGTCCCGGCGGCGAGGCGAAATGAAGATCCTCTGGGCCTGCTCGGCGATGACGAATGGGACGAGGAGCAGCGGCTGGCGGAGTGGCGGAGCGTGCTGCCGCTGGCCGACAGCCTGCCGCCGGTTCTCGGCGCCGTCATCCTCTTCGAAGCCTGGGAGAGGATCGAGCCGCTACGGCGTCAGCACTGGCTCGGCGGTCTTCTGGTCGCCGGCCATCTGCGCGCCCGCGGCAAGGTCGCCTCGCATCTCTTTTCTTTTTACGGCGGGCTGAAGCTGGTGCGCCATGAGCGTCGCCGGGCGCGGGACCGGGCAACGCGGCTGCAAGCCTTCCTGGAGGCGATGCATCTGGGAGCCACGGCCGGGCTCAAGGAACTCGACCGGCTGACGCTGGCGCGCACGCAGATGGAGCTGCGTTTTCGCGGCCGCCGTTCGAACAGCAGCCTGCCCGAACTTGCCGATTTCATTCTGTCGCGGCCGATGGTCTCGGCGGCGATGATCGCCCGCCATCTGCGTATCACGCCGCGCGGCGCGCTGAACCTCGTCAACGAGATCGGCATTCGTGAAATCACCGGCCGCGGCCGCTATCGCGCCTGGGGTATCATCTGA
- a CDS encoding Bax inhibitor-1/YccA family protein has protein sequence MNPINSRYGAAAGTQALFDEGLRQHMLRVYNYMALGLVITGLVAFVVGSTPALYVPIFGSPLKWVVMLAPLAFVFFFSFKIQTMSASTAQITFWAFCAVMGLSLASVFLVFTKTSIAQTFFITAAMFGSISLYGYTTKRDLSKMGSFLMMGLFGIIIAGIVNIFLGSSALQFAISVIGIVVFVGLTAYDTQNIKEQYSENYDQESNQKLAVFGALSLYLNFVNIFQLLLNFTGERE, from the coding sequence ATGAACCCGATCAATTCCCGCTACGGTGCTGCGGCCGGCACCCAGGCCCTGTTCGACGAGGGCCTGCGCCAGCATATGCTGCGCGTCTACAACTATATGGCTCTCGGCCTCGTCATCACAGGCCTCGTCGCCTTCGTCGTCGGCTCGACGCCGGCCCTCTACGTCCCGATCTTCGGCTCGCCGCTGAAGTGGGTCGTGATGCTGGCGCCGCTCGCCTTCGTCTTCTTCTTTTCGTTCAAAATCCAGACGATGTCGGCCAGCACCGCCCAGATCACCTTCTGGGCCTTCTGCGCCGTGATGGGCCTGTCGCTCGCTTCCGTCTTCCTGGTCTTCACCAAGACGAGCATCGCGCAGACCTTCTTCATCACCGCCGCGATGTTCGGTTCCATCAGCCTCTACGGCTACACGACCAAGCGTGACCTGTCGAAGATGGGCTCGTTCCTGATGATGGGCCTGTTCGGCATCATCATCGCCGGCATCGTCAACATCTTCCTGGGTTCGAGCGCGCTGCAGTTCGCGATCTCGGTGATCGGCATCGTCGTCTTCGTCGGCCTCACCGCCTACGACACGCAGAACATCAAGGAACAATATTCGGAAAACTACGATCAGGAATCGAACCAGAAGCTCGCCGTCTTCGGTGCGCTCTCGCTCTACCTGAACTTCGTCAACATCTTCCAGCTTCTGCTCAACTTCACAGGCGAGCGGGAATAG
- a CDS encoding anti-sigma factor, which produces MKAIDPILDADLDAYVDGELDVTRRIQVESYLSDHPAIAAKVMADLSVKGELRLALAGESTFGRPETRDAARRLERGLSYGRIFHSLQRIAAVGILITAGWVAHNSFGAFSATEVSASVPAPAYVEDAVRAYQTAALRQSMPPQTPATYSADDIRAATAIVIPELPGDWKVADVQIFPSEFGPSVEMAIEQSDGKRLSLFAVRPGAFEVKPVSHLTLEKAEAAYWQIGEVAYALIADDSGLNLDQAAERLARSLY; this is translated from the coding sequence ATGAAAGCAATTGATCCGATCCTCGATGCCGATCTCGACGCCTATGTGGATGGCGAACTCGATGTCACCCGCCGCATCCAGGTGGAATCCTATCTTTCCGACCACCCGGCAATTGCCGCCAAGGTCATGGCCGACCTCAGCGTGAAGGGCGAATTGCGCCTGGCGCTTGCCGGCGAAAGTACCTTCGGCCGCCCAGAGACCCGCGATGCCGCCCGCCGGCTGGAACGCGGCCTCTCCTATGGCCGCATTTTCCATTCCCTGCAGCGCATCGCCGCTGTCGGTATTCTGATCACTGCCGGCTGGGTGGCGCACAACTCCTTCGGCGCCTTCTCGGCCACCGAGGTATCGGCGTCGGTGCCCGCACCCGCCTATGTCGAGGACGCCGTCCGCGCCTATCAGACCGCGGCGTTGCGCCAATCGATGCCGCCGCAAACGCCGGCCACCTACAGCGCCGACGATATTCGCGCCGCCACCGCCATCGTCATCCCCGAACTGCCTGGGGATTGGAAAGTCGCCGACGTGCAGATCTTCCCGTCCGAATTCGGCCCCAGCGTCGAAATGGCGATCGAGCAGTCGGATGGAAAGCGGCTATCGCTTTTCGCCGTCCGCCCGGGGGCCTTCGAGGTCAAGCCGGTCAGTCATCTCACGCTGGAAAAAGCAGAAGCCGCCTATTGGCAGATCGGCGAGGTCGCCTATGCGCTGATCGCCGACGATAGCGGTCTCAATCTCGACCAGGCGGCCGAACGGCTCGCCCGCTCGCTCTATTAG
- a CDS encoding sigma-70 family RNA polymerase sigma factor, whose protein sequence is MDRKERPFDVIGQLAALRRYARSLVRNADEAEDLVHDALVRALEKKKSFRSGGNLRTWLLSILHNAHIDRLRQNRSLTRRHDEAAVEAEQSLPAGQEHAVRLQQVRDVFFGLPEEQREALHLVAIEDLSYQEAAHALGIPIGTLMSRISRARAQLREFEEKTPRVSHLRLIGGDGNESN, encoded by the coding sequence ATGGACCGTAAAGAACGCCCCTTCGATGTCATCGGACAACTCGCAGCGCTGCGGCGCTACGCTCGCTCGCTGGTGCGCAATGCCGATGAGGCGGAAGATCTGGTGCATGATGCGCTGGTACGCGCCCTCGAGAAGAAAAAGAGCTTCCGCAGCGGCGGCAATCTGCGCACCTGGCTGCTCTCCATCCTGCACAATGCCCATATCGACCGCCTGCGCCAGAACCGGTCGCTGACGCGCCGCCATGACGAAGCGGCTGTCGAAGCCGAGCAGTCGCTGCCGGCCGGGCAGGAACATGCGGTGCGCCTGCAGCAGGTGCGAGACGTCTTCTTCGGCCTGCCGGAGGAACAGCGCGAGGCGCTGCATCTCGTGGCGATCGAGGATCTCTCCTATCAGGAAGCCGCCCATGCACTCGGCATTCCGATCGGCACATTGATGTCGCGCATCTCGCGTGCGCGCGCCCAGCTGCGCGAATTCGAGGAGAAGACGCCGCGCGTTTCGCATCTGAGATTAATCGGAGGAGATGGCAATGAAAGCAATTGA
- the cueR gene encoding Cu(I)-responsive transcriptional regulator codes for MNIGEASQRSGLPSKTIRYYEDIGLIRPERGGNGYRDYAAADVHKLRFLQRSRGLGFSVEECRQLLALYEDKSRASADVKDIAETKLAEIDRKIRDLSELRRTLEQLVHACHGNDRPDCPILEELSDGS; via the coding sequence ATGAACATTGGCGAAGCATCGCAGCGGTCGGGCCTGCCGTCGAAGACCATCCGCTATTACGAGGATATCGGCCTCATCCGCCCCGAACGGGGCGGAAACGGCTATCGCGATTATGCCGCCGCCGACGTTCATAAGCTGCGCTTCCTGCAGCGCTCGCGCGGCCTCGGCTTTTCCGTCGAGGAGTGCCGGCAGTTGCTGGCGCTCTATGAGGATAAAAGCCGGGCAAGCGCCGACGTCAAGGATATCGCCGAGACCAAGCTTGCCGAGATCGACCGCAAGATCCGCGATCTTTCGGAACTGCGCCGCACGCTGGAGCAGCTCGTGCATGCCTGCCACGGCAATGACAGGCCAGACTGCCCGATCCTCGAAGAGCTTTCGGACGGTAGCTGA
- a CDS encoding heavy metal translocating P-type ATPase, with protein sequence MNIKNDHDHHHDHIHSDDDRCCGHGSEKAAYAVIRDPVCGMTVDPQAGKPSFDHAGRSYHFCSEGCRTKFAAAPDYYLTTKDPVCGMVVDRSTAKHFLKAEGEKFYFCSDACQAKFEADPSAYRGGKRPPAKPAPKGTLYTCPMHPEVVSDRPGDCPKCGMALEPMGIPPDDEGQNPELADFTRRLWVSAILAMPLLALGMGPMLGLPFRETIGEPQATYIELLLATPVVLWAALPFFRRAWASLVNRSPNMWTLIGLGVGTAYLYSLVATLAPGIFPMSFRGHGAAVPVYFEAAAVIVALVFVGQVLELKARERTGSAIRALLDLAPKTARRINADDSESDVEVDEIQTGDRLRVRPGERVPVDGSVLEGQSTVDESMISGEPLPIEKSKGDALTGGTMNKNGSLVMAAEKVGADTVLSRIVDMVAKAQRSRAPIQGAVDRVSAVFVPAVVAVAILAFLVWAAIGPEPSLANALLAAVAVLIIACPCALGLATPMSIMIATGRGAQAGVLIKDAEALERFSKVDTLIIDKTGTLTEGKPKLTDIVTLGGVGESRLLSLAASLERGSEHPLAEAIVSGAEERGVALVEVTGFEAKTGKGVQGLAGGARVALGNAAMLADLGIDPAALSDKTEALRGDGKTVMFVVFDGALAGLVAVADRIKPTTSAAIKALHENGLKIVMATGDNKRTADAVAKSLGIDEVRADMLPEGKKALIDELRAKGAIIAMAGDGINDAPALAAADVGIAMGTGADVAMESAGITLVKGDLTGIVRARRLAEVTMRNIRQNLGFAFGYNALGVPVAAGVLYPVFGLLLSPMIAAAAMSLSSVSVIANALRLRFAKL encoded by the coding sequence ATGAATATCAAAAACGATCACGACCATCATCACGATCACATCCATAGCGACGATGACAGGTGTTGCGGCCATGGCTCGGAAAAAGCCGCATACGCAGTCATTCGCGATCCCGTCTGCGGCATGACCGTCGATCCGCAGGCCGGCAAGCCCTCCTTCGATCATGCCGGCCGCAGCTATCATTTCTGCTCGGAGGGCTGCCGGACAAAGTTTGCGGCGGCACCTGATTACTATCTGACCACGAAAGACCCCGTTTGCGGCATGGTAGTGGATCGCTCGACGGCCAAACATTTCCTGAAAGCCGAGGGAGAAAAATTCTACTTCTGCTCGGACGCCTGCCAGGCGAAGTTCGAAGCCGATCCCTCAGCCTATCGCGGCGGCAAGCGCCCGCCGGCCAAGCCGGCGCCGAAGGGCACGCTCTATACCTGCCCGATGCATCCGGAGGTCGTCAGCGACCGCCCCGGCGACTGCCCGAAATGCGGCATGGCGCTGGAACCGATGGGCATTCCTCCTGATGACGAAGGTCAGAACCCGGAACTTGCGGATTTCACCAGACGGCTTTGGGTCAGCGCCATCCTTGCGATGCCGCTGCTGGCGCTCGGCATGGGGCCGATGCTCGGCCTGCCGTTCAGGGAAACGATCGGCGAGCCGCAGGCGACCTATATCGAACTGCTGCTGGCAACGCCTGTGGTGCTCTGGGCGGCCCTGCCGTTTTTCCGCCGCGCATGGGCGTCTCTCGTCAATCGCAGCCCGAATATGTGGACGCTGATCGGTCTCGGCGTCGGCACCGCCTATCTCTACAGCCTCGTCGCCACGCTGGCGCCCGGCATCTTCCCGATGAGCTTTCGCGGCCACGGCGCAGCCGTGCCGGTCTATTTCGAGGCGGCAGCCGTCATCGTCGCGCTCGTTTTCGTCGGCCAGGTGCTGGAATTGAAGGCACGCGAGCGTACCGGTTCGGCGATCCGCGCTCTGCTCGATCTCGCGCCGAAGACGGCGCGGCGCATCAATGCCGACGATAGCGAGAGCGATGTTGAGGTGGACGAGATCCAGACCGGCGACAGATTGCGCGTGCGCCCCGGCGAGCGGGTGCCGGTGGACGGCTCCGTTCTCGAGGGCCAGTCGACCGTCGACGAATCGATGATATCGGGCGAGCCTCTGCCGATCGAGAAGTCCAAGGGCGATGCATTGACCGGCGGCACGATGAACAAGAACGGCTCCCTCGTCATGGCCGCCGAGAAGGTGGGCGCGGATACGGTGCTGTCGCGCATCGTCGACATGGTCGCCAAGGCGCAGCGCTCGCGCGCACCGATCCAGGGTGCGGTCGACCGGGTGTCGGCGGTGTTCGTGCCGGCCGTCGTCGCCGTCGCCATCCTGGCCTTCCTCGTCTGGGCCGCGATCGGGCCGGAGCCGAGCCTGGCCAATGCGCTGCTTGCCGCCGTTGCCGTTCTGATCATTGCCTGCCCCTGCGCGCTCGGCCTGGCGACGCCGATGTCGATCATGATCGCCACCGGCCGCGGTGCGCAGGCAGGCGTACTGATCAAGGACGCGGAAGCGCTGGAGCGTTTCTCCAAGGTCGACACGCTGATCATCGACAAGACGGGCACACTGACCGAGGGTAAACCGAAGCTTACCGACATCGTCACCCTCGGCGGCGTCGGGGAAAGCCGGCTGCTGTCGCTGGCGGCAAGCCTGGAGCGCGGTTCCGAACATCCGTTGGCCGAAGCGATCGTTTCCGGTGCCGAAGAGCGCGGCGTCGCCCTCGTGGAAGTCACCGGCTTCGAGGCGAAGACCGGCAAGGGTGTGCAGGGTCTTGCCGGCGGCGCGAGGGTGGCACTCGGCAATGCGGCCATGCTCGCCGATCTCGGTATCGATCCGGCGGCGCTTTCCGATAAGACCGAAGCTTTGCGCGGCGACGGCAAGACGGTGATGTTCGTCGTGTTCGACGGCGCGCTTGCCGGTCTCGTCGCCGTTGCCGACCGGATCAAGCCGACGACATCAGCCGCCATCAAGGCGCTGCACGAAAACGGGCTGAAGATCGTCATGGCGACGGGCGACAACAAGCGCACGGCAGATGCGGTGGCCAAAAGCCTCGGCATCGATGAGGTGCGCGCCGACATGCTGCCGGAAGGCAAGAAGGCGCTGATCGACGAGTTGCGGGCCAAAGGCGCCATCATCGCCATGGCCGGTGACGGCATCAACGACGCACCGGCGCTCGCCGCAGCCGATGTCGGCATCGCCATGGGCACCGGCGCCGATGTTGCGATGGAAAGCGCCGGTATCACCCTGGTGAAAGGCGATCTCACCGGCATCGTCAGGGCGCGGCGACTGGCCGAAGTGACGATGCGCAACATCCGTCAGAATCTCGGCTTCGCCTTCGGCTACAATGCGCTCGGCGTTCCGGTGGCCGCCGGCGTGCTCTATCCCGTCTTCGGGCTGCTGCTGTCGCCGATGATCGCGGCGGCGGCCATGAGCCTCTCGTCCGTCTCGGTGATCGCCAATGCGCTGAGACTGCGTTTTGCAAAACTATAG
- the treY gene encoding malto-oligosyltrehalose synthase has translation MTLPTATYRIQFRNGMTFDHACGLVPYLKRLGISHLYASPIFTAVSGSTHGYDVIDANEIDPALGGRAGFDRLTESLAAAGMGLILDIVPNHMAASPENGWWRDVLAFGRQSAYAGHFDIDWSEPLTLPQLGQDFEAALAAGELRIALDETHGNFAFAYFDTLLPLNPSSYGALANRLDDPVATRMAEAAAVTSGEDFARAMRDILFEGGDGALLRQKLEDVSADRDFLQSLHEAQHWRLTYWKEAARHLSYRRFFEVTGLAGTRVEDPLVFDDLHRLTIELVRHGKVQGLRIDHVDGLAEPKAYLDRLRAAVGPDAYIVVEKILGPAEVLPESWPVAGTTGYEFIAALGELFIDGGGLRILDEAYRGVAAEAGDLEESRRIAKRLMVERNFAGETGRLISIAAGIFPELKREEIATAISELLIAFPVYRTYGDGGPLTWQDSAVLAATASQVMPRLDDRRALDHVLKLLEGKVEGQAAHAFRLRFQQLSGPVMAKATEDTLFYRHARLLAANEVGGEPGKAPDGPEGFHRRMAERARLQPHGLSASATHDTKRGEDARARLYALSEGADVFVQAVARWREMNRSRLSDLPDGPAPELNVEWMLYQALAGLWPEDFDRGQTAELAERFTGYALKAVREAKLRSDWTDQDAAYEEAVMAYAAGLISPDNDAFLEDFASVLQPFIAAGYLNSLSQTLLKLTAPGIPDIYQGAEGFDFSLVDPDNRRPVDHQRLAAWLGEAGPIAKLQAAALKQRIVAIGLQLRQRQPVLFAKGDYLPLKVTGSRRDHVLAFARVHHGEFAIVAAPRLMFGWLDPGVLFAGPEFWEDTAIAVPSPLHGLKADLVTGKTIEPGGSLSVAALLGSQPIGLISPI, from the coding sequence ATGACACTTCCGACAGCGACCTACCGGATACAATTCCGCAACGGCATGACCTTTGATCATGCCTGCGGCCTCGTTCCCTACCTCAAGAGGCTCGGCATCAGCCACCTTTACGCCTCGCCGATCTTCACCGCCGTCAGCGGCTCGACCCACGGCTATGACGTCATCGATGCCAACGAGATCGATCCGGCGCTCGGCGGCCGGGCGGGGTTCGACCGGCTGACGGAAAGCCTTGCCGCGGCGGGCATGGGCCTGATCCTGGATATCGTTCCGAACCACATGGCCGCCTCGCCTGAGAACGGCTGGTGGCGCGACGTGCTGGCCTTCGGCCGGCAGAGCGCCTATGCCGGCCACTTCGACATCGATTGGAGCGAGCCGCTGACCCTGCCGCAACTCGGCCAGGATTTCGAGGCGGCGCTCGCCGCCGGCGAGCTGCGCATCGCGCTCGACGAAACCCACGGCAATTTCGCATTCGCCTATTTCGATACGCTGCTGCCATTGAACCCCAGCAGTTACGGCGCGCTCGCAAACCGGCTCGACGACCCGGTGGCAACGAGAATGGCGGAGGCTGCGGCCGTGACGTCAGGCGAGGACTTCGCCCGGGCGATGCGCGACATTCTTTTCGAAGGCGGCGATGGGGCGCTGCTCCGGCAAAAACTCGAGGACGTCTCGGCCGACCGCGATTTCCTCCAAAGCCTGCATGAGGCACAGCACTGGCGGCTCACTTATTGGAAGGAAGCGGCGCGGCATCTGAGCTATCGCCGTTTTTTCGAAGTGACCGGGCTGGCCGGCACCCGCGTCGAAGATCCCCTCGTGTTCGATGACCTCCACCGGCTGACGATCGAGCTGGTGCGCCATGGCAAGGTGCAGGGCCTGCGCATCGATCATGTCGACGGGCTCGCCGAACCCAAGGCCTATCTCGACAGGCTGAGGGCAGCGGTCGGACCGGACGCCTATATCGTCGTCGAGAAAATCCTCGGACCGGCCGAGGTGCTGCCGGAGAGCTGGCCGGTCGCCGGCACCACCGGATATGAATTCATCGCGGCCCTCGGCGAGCTGTTTATCGACGGGGGCGGTTTGCGCATCCTGGACGAGGCCTATCGCGGCGTCGCGGCAGAGGCGGGCGATCTCGAAGAGAGCCGGCGGATTGCCAAGCGGCTGATGGTGGAGCGCAATTTCGCCGGCGAGACCGGCCGGCTGATCTCGATCGCCGCAGGCATCTTTCCCGAACTAAAGAGAGAAGAGATCGCCACCGCGATCAGCGAGCTGCTGATCGCCTTTCCCGTCTATCGCACCTATGGCGACGGCGGCCCGCTTACCTGGCAGGATTCGGCCGTCCTCGCCGCGACGGCATCGCAAGTCATGCCGCGGCTCGATGACCGGCGTGCCCTCGATCATGTGCTGAAGCTCCTCGAAGGCAAGGTCGAAGGGCAAGCAGCTCACGCGTTCCGCCTCCGTTTCCAGCAATTGAGCGGACCGGTCATGGCGAAGGCGACGGAGGATACGCTGTTCTACCGCCATGCCAGGCTGCTTGCCGCAAACGAAGTGGGCGGCGAACCGGGAAAGGCGCCCGATGGCCCGGAGGGATTCCATCGCCGCATGGCCGAGCGGGCGCGGCTGCAGCCGCATGGGCTTTCGGCCAGCGCCACCCACGACACCAAGCGCGGCGAGGATGCCCGCGCCAGGCTCTATGCGTTGAGCGAGGGGGCGGATGTCTTCGTGCAGGCGGTGGCGCGCTGGCGCGAGATGAACCGGTCCCGGCTCAGCGATTTACCGGATGGCCCGGCACCGGAGCTGAATGTCGAATGGATGCTCTATCAGGCGCTCGCCGGCCTCTGGCCGGAGGATTTCGACCGCGGGCAGACGGCTGAGCTTGCCGAGCGCTTCACCGGCTATGCGCTCAAGGCGGTGCGCGAGGCCAAACTGCGCAGCGACTGGACGGACCAGGACGCCGCTTACGAGGAAGCGGTCATGGCCTATGCGGCAGGGTTGATCTCGCCTGACAATGACGCCTTCCTCGAGGATTTCGCAAGCGTGCTGCAGCCCTTCATCGCCGCGGGTTACCTCAACAGCCTGTCGCAGACCCTCCTCAAGCTGACGGCGCCGGGCATTCCCGATATCTACCAGGGCGCGGAGGGCTTCGATTTCAGTCTTGTCGATCCCGACAACCGCCGGCCGGTCGATCACCAACGGCTGGCGGCCTGGCTTGGTGAAGCCGGGCCGATCGCCAAGCTTCAGGCGGCGGCCTTGAAGCAGCGCATCGTCGCAATCGGCCTGCAGCTGCGCCAAAGACAGCCGGTTCTCTTTGCCAAGGGCGACTACCTGCCGCTGAAGGTGACGGGCAGCCGGCGCGATCACGTCCTGGCGTTTGCCCGCGTCCACCATGGTGAGTTCGCGATCGTCGCCGCGCCTCGGCTGATGTTCGGCTGGCTCGACCCGGGCGTGCTCTTTGCCGGACCGGAATTCTGGGAGGATACGGCAATCGCCGTCCCCTCGCCTCTTCACGGGCTGAAAGCGGATCTGGTGACCGGGAAAACCATCGAGCCCGGAGGCAGCCTTTCGGTCGCCGCCCTGCTCGGGAGCCAGCCGATCGGCCTGATCAGCCCTATCTGA
- the pbpC gene encoding penicillin-binding protein 1C gives MRLWHKFAIGSVAGIVLAGAALFALDAADKAFPPPLDKADLVSAEVLDADGQLLRAFATSQGRWRLKTVVADVDPQFLRMLVAYEDQRFYEHGGIDAWALGRAATQFIRNGRIVSGASTLSMQVARLIEPRAGRSLSAKLLQLARAVQIERRLSKEQILDLYLTHAPYGGNLEGVRAASLAYFGKEPRRLTVAEAALLVALPQLPERRRPDRNLKAAQEARKRVLERAAVAEAIGDGEAERAEGVAIPPRRMQLPALAAHVGEAALRKEPAVLKHQTTLKKQVQQGLESVARAAAMKLGPKLSLAMVMADAQTGAIVGEVGSADYFDASRSGWIDMTRVNRSPGSTLKPFIYGLAFEQGLVSQETIIEDRPADFFGYRPRNFDMSYQGDVTVREALQLSLNVPAVKLLDAVGPSRLMVRFRRAEVRPVLPPDETPGLAIGLGGVGITLKDLVQLYTALANRGQPARLGDGITGTPGKLDGEPLLEPVAVWNVADILSGVIPPAGAPQRGIAYKTGTSYGYRDAWSVGYDGRYVLGVWVGRPDNSAVPGLTGYGTAAPILFEGFAKSGISTTPLPRPPAGAVRIAQSELPISQRRFALNASGLLVASGREPAPQIVYPPEGAHIDLGAGAGDLSPLMLKLQGGRAPFRWLANGKPLPDLSRRRTQQWLPDGGGYSKLTVIDSAGRAASVGVFID, from the coding sequence ATGAGGCTGTGGCACAAGTTTGCGATCGGATCCGTCGCCGGCATTGTTCTTGCCGGCGCGGCACTCTTTGCGCTCGACGCCGCCGACAAGGCCTTTCCGCCGCCGCTTGACAAAGCGGATCTGGTTTCCGCCGAGGTGCTGGATGCCGACGGACAATTGCTGCGCGCCTTTGCGACCTCGCAAGGCCGCTGGCGGCTGAAGACTGTGGTCGCCGACGTCGATCCGCAATTCCTGCGCATGCTTGTTGCCTATGAGGACCAGCGTTTCTACGAACATGGCGGCATCGATGCCTGGGCGCTCGGGCGGGCGGCGACGCAATTCATCCGCAACGGCCGCATCGTTTCCGGCGCCTCGACGCTATCGATGCAGGTGGCGCGGCTGATCGAGCCACGCGCCGGACGCTCGCTTTCGGCCAAACTCCTGCAGCTCGCCCGCGCCGTGCAGATCGAGCGGCGGCTGTCGAAAGAGCAGATCCTCGATCTCTACCTCACGCATGCGCCCTATGGCGGCAATCTGGAAGGCGTGCGCGCCGCAAGCCTTGCCTATTTCGGCAAGGAGCCGCGGCGCCTGACGGTCGCCGAAGCCGCCCTGCTCGTCGCCCTGCCGCAATTGCCGGAACGGCGACGGCCGGACCGCAATCTTAAGGCGGCGCAGGAGGCGCGCAAGCGCGTGCTCGAGCGGGCCGCCGTGGCCGAAGCCATCGGCGACGGCGAGGCGGAGCGGGCCGAGGGTGTCGCCATCCCGCCGCGGCGCATGCAACTGCCGGCGCTCGCCGCCCATGTCGGCGAAGCCGCACTGCGCAAGGAGCCTGCTGTCCTCAAGCACCAGACGACCTTGAAGAAGCAGGTGCAGCAGGGGCTGGAATCGGTCGCGCGGGCCGCGGCGATGAAACTCGGGCCGAAGCTTTCGCTCGCCATGGTGATGGCGGATGCCCAGACCGGCGCCATCGTCGGCGAGGTCGGCTCGGCCGATTATTTCGACGCCAGCCGCTCCGGCTGGATCGACATGACCCGCGTCAACCGTTCGCCCGGCTCGACGCTGAAGCCCTTCATCTACGGGCTCGCCTTCGAGCAGGGCCTCGTCTCCCAGGAGACGATCATCGAGGACCGGCCGGCGGATTTCTTCGGCTACCGGCCGCGCAATTTCGACATGAGCTACCAGGGCGACGTCACCGTGCGCGAGGCCTTGCAGCTTTCGCTGAACGTGCCGGCCGTCAAGCTGCTCGACGCCGTCGGCCCGTCGCGGCTGATGGTGCGCTTCCGCCGCGCCGAGGTGCGCCCGGTCCTGCCGCCGGACGAGACGCCGGGGCTGGCGATCGGTCTCGGCGGCGTCGGCATTACGCTCAAGGATCTGGTGCAGCTCTATACGGCGCTCGCCAATCGCGGCCAGCCGGCAAGGCTCGGCGACGGCATCACCGGCACGCCCGGCAAGCTCGACGGCGAACCGCTGCTGGAGCCGGTCGCGGTCTGGAACGTCGCCGATATTCTCTCCGGCGTCATTCCGCCTGCCGGCGCGCCGCAGCGCGGCATCGCCTACAAGACCGGCACGAGCTACGGTTATCGCGACGCCTGGTCAGTCGGTTATGACGGGCGTTATGTGCTCGGCGTCTGGGTCGGACGGCCCGATAACAGCGCCGTTCCGGGTTTGACCGGCTACGGCACCGCCGCACCCATCCTGTTCGAGGGCTTCGCCAAATCGGGCATATCAACGACCCCGCTGCCCCGCCCGCCGGCAGGTGCGGTGCGCATTGCCCAGTCCGAGCTGCCGATCAGCCAGCGGCGTTTTGCGCTGAATGCCAGCGGCCTGCTCGTCGCCTCCGGCCGCGAGCCGGCGCCTCAGATCGTCTATCCCCCCGAGGGCGCCCATATCGATCTCGGTGCCGGAGCCGGCGACCTGTCGCCGCTGATGCTGAAGCTGCAAGGCGGCCGCGCCCCCTTCCGCTGGCTTGCCAACGGCAAGCCGCTGCCCGATCTCTCCCGCCGGCGCACCCAGCAATGGCTGCCCGACGGCGGCGGCTATTCGAAACTGACCGTCATCGATTCAGCCGGACGCGCCGCCAGTGTCGGCGTTTTCATCGACTGA